AGTCTTTAGCCCCACTTTATCTCACTCCCCGTAGCGACCAGCCCGAAGAAGACCAGTACCAAGACCAAACCAAACAACACGTCCACCACGACCACCAACGGACCAAACTAATCTTATGTTGTGGCTTCATCTTATCTCTAACCATACTCATCGCAGTCACTTTCATCATCCTCTCCCTCACGGTCTTCCACCTCCACAGCCCGAAGCTCACAGTAACTTCCATATCCATCATCCAACCGTTGGACTTCGTCAACGGTAAAGTCAACACGACTCAAAACGCTACCCTCGCAGTGGAGATCTCATTACACAATCCTAACCCTGCCGTGTTCAAAGTTAAAGACGTTTCGGTTTTGTTTTACCACGATGaactggtggtggtggttggGGAGAGTACTAGAAGAAGCGAAACTATTCCGGCGAAAAAGACGGTCGAGATGAATCTAACGACGGAGATCGATACGAGAAAGCTACTAGCATCTGTTCCAGGTCTAATGGAGGATTTTAACGGAAGCGTGGTGTTGAGAAACAGAGTTGCAGTTAACGGTAAAGTAAAGATGATCAAGATTTTCAAGAAGTCTGTTCAGCTTAAGACAGATTGTGTcgtgacgatgatgatgatgaacaacTCATCAAAGCCTAGTTTTGATTGTAATAGGACAAGAAACACGTACGAACATGTTCGAAACTGAaagatcaaatttttatttataaatgtctGTAAATAAACTCAGTTCACATgtaaaaaaaggaaagatgcATTGTAAAATCAAAAAAGACAAGTTTTGGTTTGCACCGGTTAATATGAATCACTCACCGGTTTATTTCTTTGTTTGATCTTTCTTTGGTTGGTCCTTCTTTGCCTGGTCCTTTTGCTGGTCACTGACACGTCCTCCGGCGATTTTAACGACTGGTTCGTCTTTGGACTTTATTAGCTTTAGCGCTGGATGAACCTTGAGGTCTCCGGTTACTAGCTTTTGTCCAACGTCCAAGTGGCTGAGATCTACTTCTATATATGGAGGGATTATCTCTGCTGGACATAGGAACTTTACCGTTCTTTTGATCGTATTCAGAGATGCTCCTGCAGAAAGATCAAGAAAAATGGTGATCAATATTGAAACCTGAAGGAAACTAAATTCTGCAATATACAAAATTGGGTAGAAAACTAATAAGGCATTAAACTTAAAGGTCCCAGAAAAGCGTATACGATGCAATTGGCAAACGGTACATAAATCATCAAACAAAATGTGTATTTATCACATAGATTTCTCCCTGCTCgagttaaaagttttttttttcaatacatCGATCAAGTCAAAGCTTAGCTCACCCTGATCCAAAGAAAGATATTAACTATAACTACTTAACGAAATCATTGTACTAATCATTTTATTAAGCGTATATACTCTACAGTACAGGACTCGTTCTCAGCAACCACAAGTCAATACCCACACACATGATCACTAAACAGCTTAATTCCCCATACATTCAGAATAAGAAAACCCTTATCTCTTGtactaaaagaaaaacaaaaggaactacatttttttaataaataaagtcTGAGCCTTTTGTTACCTTTCTTCAATCCAGGAGAAACATCATCTCCAATGAAGACAAGAGGGATATCAACCTTCAACAAAGTACCAGGAGGAGCTCTTATGAATGTCACATTCAGCGGTGCATCACTTCCAGAGTGCAAATGAATCTGAAAATTGTTTTAGATTAGTTAATACATACACTAATAACCCAACACAAACATAATAACTGAAAGATTCAGACCAGATGAGCAAAACACAATGCACACAACCAAACACCACTTATGTTCCAAATCATGTCTCAATCAATTTCAAGAGGGAGTAGAAATGGGTCTTTACCGATCTTGGCAAGGCCCTGACTTTCTCAACGACTTCATCGGAACCTATCTCAGACCGAACCTCGACATCGAAAATCCTAGAGAGGAAGAAGGAGTAACCCATATGAGTCACTAGCTTCCTGATCTGATTCGTCTGAACTGAGACAAGCCTCTTGTTCCCTCCGTGCTGTCCATCCTCCTGTTCGAATATGATCGAAGGCACTCGACCCGCTTTGCGCTCTTTCGCCGAGATGTTCTTGCCGGAATCTGCCCGTGGAACGGCCAAGATCGTCTCCGCGTGCTTCGGATCGGGTCGCGGGAATCCAGGGAGGTAGTCTA
The Brassica napus cultivar Da-Ae chromosome A1, Da-Ae, whole genome shotgun sequence DNA segment above includes these coding regions:
- the LOC106358995 gene encoding uncharacterized protein LOC106358995; the protein is MAESNGEDPAKSLAPLYLTPRSDQPEEDQYQDQTKQHVHHDHQRTKLILCCGFILSLTILIAVTFIILSLTVFHLHSPKLTVTSISIIQPLDFVNGKVNTTQNATLAVEISLHNPNPAVFKVKDVSVLFYHDELVVVVGESTRRSETIPAKKTVEMNLTTEIDTRKLLASVPGLMEDFNGSVVLRNRVAVNGKVKMIKIFKKSVQLKTDCVVTMMMMNNSSKPSFDCNRTRNTYEHVRN
- the LOC106441366 gene encoding 50S ribosomal protein L25; this encodes MLLRRATAALPKTLQNLRLYSPAATSALPLETQLDYLPGFPRPDPKHAETILAVPRADSGKNISAKERKAGRVPSIIFEQEDGQHGGNKRLVSVQTNQIRKLVTHMGYSFFLSRIFDVEVRSEIGSDEVVEKVRALPRSIHLHSGSDAPLNVTFIRAPPGTLLKVDIPLVFIGDDVSPGLKKGASLNTIKRTVKFLCPAEIIPPYIEVDLSHLDVGQKLVTGDLKVHPALKLIKSKDEPVVKIAGGRVSDQQKDQAKKDQPKKDQTKK